One Rhizobiales bacterium GAS188 DNA window includes the following coding sequences:
- a CDS encoding branched-chain amino acid transport system permease protein — MSTAFIDYTVNGLIVGNIYMLLAVGLALIFGVSHLINFAHGSVYAVGAFIGWSAIHHLATPLPLTMALVMMGCAVIGLAIERLGLRPLQNAPRIAPLLATIGISLVLDQVLQLVFGADPRSLPSQLPNWRIRIGDGTIGALDLLIFGIGVASAALLFGFLRFTKLGWAVRATALDRDAAKQVGVDVDAVNQLVFAIASALGGLSGMLVGMYYNTIDPGMGFQATLKGVVALLIGGMGNVPGAVVGSLLLGLIESYGIALFGTTYRNLFAFALLLIFLVFRPNGLFSNNRRPPPEPLTGTFVPPTSPINLPAWALAALAVLALALPLFVRSAYALQVLTNAWLYGILAVGLTLISGTVGLISLGHAGLLAIGGYASALIALNLGLPVAASVPLAGLIAAALGTALAYPAFRLRGHYVSIATLGMGEVVALVILNWESLTRGPLGVSGIPPLAIAGQPIYSPQGQYWLALIILLVLAALQLRLLGSHLGRTWRAIREDDVAARSYGISLNRYKALAFGFGAFLAGIAGALTAHIYSYINFETFDSTLSILALTMVILGGMGNVIGALFASIALIALPEIFRGAADYRMLIYGIVLLLLIRFRPQGLMGTI, encoded by the coding sequence ATGTCGACCGCCTTCATCGACTACACCGTCAACGGTCTGATCGTCGGCAACATCTACATGTTGCTGGCGGTCGGTCTCGCCTTGATCTTCGGCGTCTCGCATCTGATCAATTTCGCGCATGGCTCGGTCTATGCGGTCGGCGCCTTCATCGGCTGGAGCGCGATCCATCATCTCGCGACGCCGCTGCCGCTGACCATGGCGCTGGTGATGATGGGCTGCGCCGTCATCGGGCTCGCCATCGAGCGGCTCGGCCTGCGCCCGCTGCAGAACGCGCCACGCATCGCGCCGCTGCTCGCCACCATCGGCATCAGCCTCGTGCTCGACCAGGTGTTGCAGCTCGTCTTCGGCGCCGACCCGCGCTCGCTGCCGAGCCAGCTGCCGAACTGGCGCATCCGCATCGGCGACGGCACCATCGGGGCGCTCGATCTCCTGATCTTCGGCATCGGGGTCGCGAGCGCCGCCTTGCTGTTCGGCTTCCTGCGCTTCACCAAGCTCGGCTGGGCGGTGCGCGCCACCGCGCTCGATCGCGATGCGGCAAAGCAGGTCGGTGTCGATGTCGATGCGGTGAACCAGCTCGTCTTCGCCATCGCGTCCGCGCTTGGCGGCCTGTCGGGCATGCTGGTCGGCATGTATTACAACACCATCGATCCGGGGATGGGCTTCCAGGCGACGCTGAAGGGGGTTGTGGCGCTGCTCATCGGCGGCATGGGCAATGTGCCGGGGGCGGTGGTCGGCAGCCTGCTGCTCGGCCTGATCGAGAGCTACGGCATCGCGCTGTTCGGCACCACCTACCGCAATCTCTTCGCCTTCGCGCTGTTGCTGATCTTCCTCGTCTTCCGTCCGAACGGCCTGTTCAGCAATAATCGCCGCCCGCCGCCCGAGCCGCTCACCGGCACCTTCGTGCCGCCGACGAGCCCGATCAACCTGCCCGCCTGGGCGCTGGCGGCCCTCGCCGTGCTGGCGCTCGCCTTGCCGCTCTTCGTGCGCAGCGCCTATGCGTTGCAGGTGCTCACCAATGCCTGGCTCTACGGCATCCTCGCGGTCGGCCTGACGCTGATCTCGGGCACGGTCGGGCTGATCTCGCTCGGCCATGCGGGCCTGCTCGCCATCGGCGGTTATGCGTCGGCGCTCATCGCGCTCAATCTCGGCCTGCCGGTTGCGGCCTCGGTGCCGCTCGCCGGCCTGATCGCCGCGGCGCTCGGCACGGCGCTCGCCTATCCGGCCTTCCGGCTGCGCGGCCATTATGTCTCGATCGCGACGCTCGGCATGGGCGAGGTCGTGGCGCTCGTCATCCTCAACTGGGAGAGCTTGACGCGCGGCCCGCTCGGCGTCTCGGGCATTCCGCCGCTCGCCATTGCGGGCCAGCCGATCTATTCGCCGCAAGGCCAGTATTGGCTGGCGCTGATCATCCTGCTGGTGCTCGCCGCGCTGCAATTGCGGCTCCTCGGCTCGCATCTCGGGCGCACCTGGCGCGCCATCCGCGAGGACGATGTGGCGGCACGCAGCTATGGCATCTCGCTCAACCGCTACAAAGCCCTGGCCTTCGGCTTCGGCGCTTTCCTCGCCGGCATCGCCGGCGCGCTGACGGCGCATATCTATTCCTACATCAATTTCGAGACCTTCGATTCCACCTTGTCGATCCTGGCGCTGACCATGGTGATCCTCGGCGGCATGGGCAATGTGATCGGGGCGCTGTTCGCCTCCATCGCGCTCATCGCCTTGCCGGAGATCTTCCGGGGCGC
- a CDS encoding superoxide dismutase, Fe-Mn family, with the protein MSFSLPDLPYSHDALAPHMSKETLEFHHDKHHLAYVTNGNNLLKGTEWEGKSLEEIVKGSFGKNAPLFNNAGQHYNHLHFWKWMKAKGGGAIPGALEKKIKEDLGSVEKMKEDFVAAGVGQFGSGWAWLAVKDGKIIIAKTANGESPLVHGASPILGCDVWEHSYYIDYRNRRPDYLKAFLEHLVNWEYVEEMFHKAK; encoded by the coding sequence ATGTCGTTTTCGCTTCCCGATCTCCCTTATTCGCATGACGCGCTCGCGCCTCACATGTCGAAGGAGACGCTCGAATTCCATCACGACAAGCACCACCTCGCCTATGTCACCAACGGCAACAATCTGCTCAAGGGCACCGAGTGGGAAGGCAAGAGCCTCGAGGAGATCGTCAAGGGATCCTTCGGCAAGAACGCCCCCCTCTTCAACAATGCCGGCCAGCACTACAACCACCTCCATTTCTGGAAATGGATGAAGGCGAAGGGCGGCGGCGCCATCCCCGGCGCGCTCGAGAAGAAGATCAAGGAGGATCTCGGCTCGGTCGAGAAGATGAAAGAGGACTTCGTCGCGGCCGGCGTCGGCCAGTTCGGCTCGGGCTGGGCCTGGCTCGCCGTCAAGGACGGCAAGATCATCATCGCCAAGACGGCGAATGGCGAGAGCCCGCTGGTGCATGGCGCGTCGCCGATCCTCGGCTGCGACGTCTGGGAGCATTCCTATTACATCGACTACCGCAACCGGCGGCCGGACTACCTCAAGGCCTTCCTCGAGCATCTCGTGAATTGGGAATATGTCGAGGAGATGTTCCACAAGGCGAAGTGA
- a CDS encoding Predicted flavoprotein CzcO associated with the cation diffusion facilitator CzcD, with protein MNRHSDVLATEPVSTIDADGLERLEARLAADLQALNYPPANWVPPTLHPAGKVSDVIVIGAGMCGLAASFALLRRGIRNLRILDRAPAGREGPWMTFARMETLRSPKELIGPASGIGALTFRQWFLAQFGCAEWEALYRIPRPMWMDYLVWFRRALDLPVENGVAVTAITPQDDLLRLELSGAAENFALARKLVLATGRSGLGKASIPDFMSEVPRRFFAHSEDEVDFSSLRGKRVVVVGAGASAMDNAGEALEQGAVEVRLLIRRKTMPRINKLMGIGSAGFNAGFPMLPEEWRWRFMHYAGQEQTPAPRNSTLRVGRHPNAFFHFGCGITGLRVEAEELRIDTVKGKIFAADYLILGTGFSVDPFAIPELSLYAPHIATWGERHAPIADLADEELAGFPYLGRAFEFLPHGVDAPAGLSDIHCFNHAASLSLGKVSGDIPAISTGANWLAEGIAGQLFCRDVETHWQIALDYSKPELEGDEWTDAEAE; from the coding sequence ATGAACAGACATTCTGATGTGCTGGCTACGGAACCGGTGAGCACGATCGATGCCGACGGGCTCGAAAGGCTCGAGGCACGCCTCGCGGCCGATCTGCAAGCCCTCAACTACCCGCCCGCCAACTGGGTTCCCCCGACACTGCATCCGGCCGGCAAGGTTTCCGACGTCATCGTGATCGGGGCCGGCATGTGCGGGCTCGCCGCCTCCTTCGCGCTGCTGCGGCGCGGCATCCGCAATCTGCGCATCCTCGATCGTGCGCCCGCCGGACGCGAAGGCCCGTGGATGACCTTCGCCCGCATGGAGACCTTGCGCTCGCCGAAGGAGCTCATCGGTCCCGCCTCGGGCATCGGGGCGCTCACTTTCCGGCAATGGTTCCTCGCCCAGTTCGGGTGCGCCGAATGGGAGGCCCTCTACCGTATCCCGCGACCGATGTGGATGGACTACCTGGTCTGGTTCCGCCGCGCCCTCGATCTGCCGGTCGAGAACGGCGTCGCCGTCACCGCCATCACGCCGCAGGACGACCTGCTGCGCCTCGAATTGTCGGGCGCCGCGGAGAATTTCGCTCTCGCGCGCAAGCTGGTGCTGGCGACCGGGCGTTCCGGCCTCGGCAAGGCGAGCATTCCGGATTTCATGTCCGAGGTTCCGCGCCGCTTCTTCGCGCATTCCGAGGACGAGGTGGATTTCTCGAGCCTGCGCGGCAAGCGCGTCGTGGTCGTTGGCGCGGGCGCCTCCGCCATGGACAATGCCGGCGAGGCGCTGGAGCAGGGCGCGGTCGAAGTGCGGCTGCTGATCCGCCGCAAGACGATGCCGCGCATCAACAAGCTGATGGGCATCGGCTCAGCCGGCTTCAATGCGGGCTTTCCGATGCTGCCGGAGGAATGGCGCTGGCGCTTCATGCATTATGCGGGGCAGGAGCAGACGCCGGCGCCGCGCAATTCGACATTGCGGGTCGGGCGCCACCCGAACGCCTTCTTCCATTTCGGTTGCGGCATCACGGGCCTGCGCGTCGAGGCCGAGGAGCTGCGCATCGATACCGTTAAGGGCAAGATCTTCGCCGCCGACTACCTCATCCTCGGCACCGGCTTCAGCGTCGATCCCTTCGCCATCCCCGAGCTCTCGCTCTATGCGCCGCATATCGCGACTTGGGGCGAGCGCCATGCCCCGATCGCCGATCTCGCCGATGAGGAGCTCGCGGGCTTTCCATATCTCGGGCGGGCCTTCGAGTTCCTGCCGCACGGCGTGGACGCGCCGGCGGGACTATCCGACATCCATTGCTTCAACCACGCGGCGAGCCTCAGCCTCGGCAAGGTTTCGGGCGATATCCCGGCGATCTCGACCGGCGCCAATTGGCTCGCCGAAGGCATAGCGGGGCAGCTCTTCTGCCGCGATGTGGAGACGCATTGGCAGATTGCGCTAGACTATTCAAAGCCCGAGCTTGAGGGCGATGAATGGACCGATGCCGAAGCCGAATAA
- a CDS encoding amino acid/amide ABC transporter substrate-binding protein, HAAT family, whose amino-acid sequence MRRRSFLASLALVTTPVAMPSWARAEEASGDTVLVGVSGPLTGQYAQYGAQWKRGFDLAIDHANAQGGVKGRKLGYVFEDSQSDPRQSVAIAQKFVGNPEIVMELGDFSSAASMAASPIYQRGGLVQFGFTNSHPDFTKGGDYMWSDAPNQADDMPHLADYAINRLGLKKLGILYINGDWGRTSRELMLAAAKQRGATIVASEGYLPNEKDFRSTLVRVRDASPDGIILISYYPDGALIVRQMRDLGMAQPVVAAGSIYSPKFLEIAGDAANIGIFTETNFFPEDPRPEAQAFMQGFKAKYGMDPDSYAARSYDAMIVAWYLAKTYGPDRKAIHDGLGAIKDIPSVIYGRMSFEPGTRRVAAPMSILLTVKDSKFAQWKGN is encoded by the coding sequence ATGCGCCGCCGTAGCTTTCTCGCCTCGCTCGCACTCGTCACGACGCCTGTGGCGATGCCCTCTTGGGCGCGCGCCGAGGAGGCGAGCGGAGACACCGTTCTGGTCGGCGTCTCGGGACCGCTCACCGGGCAATACGCGCAATATGGCGCGCAATGGAAGCGCGGCTTCGATCTCGCCATCGACCATGCCAATGCGCAAGGCGGGGTGAAGGGGCGCAAGCTCGGCTATGTGTTCGAGGACAGCCAGAGCGACCCGCGGCAATCGGTGGCGATCGCCCAGAAATTCGTCGGCAATCCCGAGATCGTCATGGAGCTCGGCGATTTCTCGAGCGCCGCCTCGATGGCCGCTTCGCCGATCTACCAGCGCGGCGGCCTCGTGCAGTTCGGCTTCACCAATTCGCATCCCGACTTCACCAAGGGCGGCGACTATATGTGGAGCGACGCGCCGAACCAGGCCGACGACATGCCCCATCTCGCCGACTATGCCATCAACCGGCTCGGCCTGAAGAAGCTCGGCATCCTCTACATCAATGGCGATTGGGGCCGCACCAGCCGGGAGCTGATGCTGGCGGCCGCGAAGCAGCGCGGCGCCACCATCGTCGCCTCCGAAGGTTATCTGCCAAACGAGAAGGATTTCCGCTCGACCCTGGTGCGGGTGCGCGATGCCAGTCCCGACGGCATCATCCTCATCTCCTATTACCCGGACGGCGCCTTGATCGTGCGCCAGATGCGCGATCTCGGCATGGCCCAGCCGGTGGTCGCGGCCGGCTCGATCTATTCGCCGAAATTCCTGGAGATCGCGGGCGACGCCGCCAATATCGGCATCTTCACCGAAACCAATTTCTTTCCCGAGGATCCGCGCCCCGAGGCGCAGGCCTTCATGCAGGGCTTCAAGGCGAAATACGGAATGGACCCCGACAGCTATGCGGCGCGTTCCTATGACGCCATGATCGTCGCCTGGTATCTCGCCAAGACCTATGGTCCCGACCGCAAGGCGATCCATGACGGCCTCGGCGCCATCAAGGACATTCCGAGCGTCATCTACGGGCGCATGAGCTTCGAGCCGGGGACGCGCCGCGTCGCCGCGCCCATGTCCATCCTGTTGACCGTGAAGGATAGCAAATTCGCCCAGTGGAAAGGCAACTGA
- a CDS encoding MFS transporter, YNFM family, putative membrane transport protein, translated as MESGSPPGPDMLIRSGTPAFRNTILAMFCAGFATFALLYYVQPLLPVFSADFGLGAAQSSLALSLTTGLMAPSMLVASSVSEIVGRKPMMVASVLASSLLTLLTSFAPNWPALLALRAVTGIAIACLPAVAMAYVAEEIAPASIGLAMGLYIGGSALGGMAARLAAGILAEFGSWRLAMAGLGAMGLVAGLIFWRSLPPSRHFARRALSLSEHISGFAAHLREPGLRLLVVEGFLMMGSFVTVYNYIGYRLLAPPYAMSQASVGLIFSVYLVGIVSSPFSGAVASRLGLRNVFWVMIVVMGAGVALTLAASVGLVIAGLALMTFGFFGAHSIASSWVGRRARTAKAQAASLYLFLYYMGSSVLGSIGGIFWQREGWNGVTALVGVLLSLAFLISLRLARLQPLAP; from the coding sequence GTGGAATCTGGCTCGCCTCCCGGCCCCGACATGCTCATCAGGAGCGGGACGCCGGCCTTCCGCAACACCATTCTCGCCATGTTCTGTGCGGGGTTTGCGACCTTCGCGCTCCTCTATTACGTGCAGCCTTTGCTGCCGGTGTTCTCCGCCGATTTCGGGCTCGGCGCGGCGCAGAGCAGCCTTGCCCTGTCGCTGACGACCGGCCTCATGGCGCCCTCCATGCTGGTCGCGAGCTCGGTGTCGGAGATCGTCGGGCGCAAGCCCATGATGGTCGCCTCGGTGCTCGCCTCCTCGCTCCTGACGCTGCTCACCAGCTTTGCGCCGAATTGGCCGGCACTGCTGGCGCTGCGGGCCGTGACCGGAATCGCAATCGCCTGCCTGCCGGCCGTCGCCATGGCCTATGTGGCCGAGGAGATCGCACCGGCTTCGATCGGGCTTGCGATGGGGCTCTATATCGGCGGCAGCGCGCTCGGCGGCATGGCGGCGCGGCTCGCCGCCGGCATCTTGGCCGAGTTCGGTTCCTGGCGCTTGGCGATGGCCGGTCTCGGCGCCATGGGGCTTGTTGCCGGGCTGATCTTCTGGCGCAGCCTGCCGCCCTCGCGCCATTTCGCGAGACGGGCCTTGTCGCTCAGCGAGCATATCAGCGGCTTTGCGGCCCATCTGCGTGAGCCGGGCCTGCGTCTCCTGGTGGTCGAGGGCTTCCTGATGATGGGCAGCTTCGTGACCGTCTATAACTATATCGGCTATCGGCTCCTCGCCCCTCCTTATGCGATGAGCCAGGCGAGCGTCGGCCTGATCTTCAGCGTCTATCTCGTCGGCATCGTCTCGTCGCCCTTCAGCGGCGCGGTCGCCAGCCGGCTCGGGCTGCGCAATGTGTTCTGGGTGATGATCGTGGTCATGGGCGCGGGCGTCGCGCTGACGCTCGCGGCGTCGGTCGGCCTCGTCATCGCCGGCCTTGCGCTGATGACCTTCGGCTTCTTCGGTGCCCACTCGATCGCCTCGAGCTGGGTGGGGCGCCGGGCGCGCACCGCCAAGGCCCAGGCGGCCTCGCTCTATCTGTTCCTCTATTATATGGGCTCGAGCGTGCTCGGCTCGATTGGAGGCATCTTCTGGCAGAGGGAGGGTTGGAACGGCGTCACCGCACTCGTTGGGGTGCTGCTTAGCCTCGCCTTCCTGATCTCGCTGCGCCTGGCGCGGCTGCAGCCCTTGGCGCCCTGA
- a CDS encoding carbohydrate ABC transporter membrane protein 1, CUT1 family, translating into MADIAERWTLSQAERSNWLSRLFDWKPFLVVLCLLPAIGLLAVFLTYPLGLGLWLAFTDTKIGRAGSFIGLENFISLWNDPIFWIAVGNTLVYTTAATVGKFALGLWLALLLNHHIPFKSIIRAIVLVPWIVPTVLSAVAFWWIYDPQYSVISYILKDLLGWRSTSIDFLGTPWHARFSLIAANIWRGIPFVAISLLAGLQTISPSLYEAAMLDGATSWQRFRHITAPMLMPVLSVVLTFSVLFTFTDFQLVYAITRGGPINSTHLMATLAFQRGIPGGQLGEGAAIAVSMIPFLVAATLISYFGLARRKWQQGEAND; encoded by the coding sequence ATGGCCGATATCGCGGAGCGCTGGACCCTCTCGCAGGCCGAGCGGTCGAACTGGCTCTCGCGCCTGTTCGACTGGAAACCCTTCCTGGTGGTCTTGTGCCTCTTGCCGGCGATCGGCCTGCTCGCGGTCTTCCTCACCTACCCGCTCGGGCTTGGGCTGTGGCTCGCCTTCACCGACACCAAGATCGGGCGGGCCGGCAGCTTCATCGGGCTCGAGAACTTCATCTCGCTCTGGAACGATCCGATCTTCTGGATCGCGGTCGGCAACACGCTCGTCTACACCACCGCCGCGACCGTCGGGAAATTCGCGCTCGGCCTCTGGCTGGCGCTGCTGCTCAACCACCATATCCCGTTCAAATCGATCATCAGGGCGATCGTGCTCGTGCCCTGGATCGTGCCGACGGTGCTGTCGGCGGTGGCCTTCTGGTGGATCTACGACCCGCAATATTCGGTCATCTCCTATATCCTCAAGGACCTGTTGGGCTGGCGCAGCACCAGCATCGATTTCCTGGGGACGCCCTGGCATGCGCGCTTCTCGCTGATCGCCGCCAATATCTGGCGCGGCATCCCCTTCGTCGCCATCAGCCTGCTGGCCGGACTGCAGACCATCTCGCCTTCGCTCTACGAGGCCGCGATGCTGGACGGGGCGACCTCCTGGCAACGTTTCCGCCATATCACGGCGCCGATGCTGATGCCGGTTTTGTCGGTGGTGCTCACTTTCTCGGTGCTGTTCACCTTCACGGATTTCCAGCTCGTCTACGCCATCACGCGCGGCGGTCCGATCAACTCGACGCATCTGATGGCGACGCTCGCCTTCCAACGCGGCATACCGGGCGGGCAGCTCGGCGAAGGCGCGGCGATCGCCGTCTCGATGATCCCGTTCCTGGTGGCCGCGACGCTGATCAGCTATTTCGGCCTGGCGCGGCGCAAATGGCAGCAGGGCGAAGCGAATGACTGA
- a CDS encoding methylmalonyl-CoA mutase: MTAATATHEIWVKLVERTLKGASLDKLVSRSADGLPIEPLYRASSGVSMAPLRAAGRWRLTQRVDHPEPEAACASALADLEGGAEELVLVLAGSRTGRGFGLRAATVEALERALEGVRLELIGLRLETAPFDGRPVATRLLELVARRGLEAKALSIDFGLDPVSDMARSGGLPFTWPELASRFAGTAKLAADRGFVSSLARIDGRAAHEAGASEAQELAFALATGLTYLRVLEGEGFSLDQARKALSFLLVADADEFLTIAKFRAMRRLWAQVERACGLAVEPITLAAETAWRMTTRRDPYANVLRATLAAFSGGIGGADSICVLPFTSALGLADPFARRVARNLQQVLLEESQLWRVADAAAGAGAFEALTEALAHKAWTLFQEIESEGGIVESLSRGKLQARIAAVRAGREKEIGRRKAPITGVSEFALLSEQPVAVLAPAPDKAKAAASSPALTQPCEALPSIRFAEPFEHLRDRSDAYLARTGRRPSVFLANLGGAASFTPRRLFAKSLFEGGGIEAIENDKPATLTGIVDAFHASGARLACLCSSDEVYAQQAGEALRALKGAGAVKLAVAGRPGDLTERLVGVPVDLFVYAGCEALEVLTGLHDDLFAKEG, encoded by the coding sequence ATGACGGCGGCAACGGCGACGCATGAAATCTGGGTGAAGCTCGTCGAGCGCACGTTGAAAGGCGCTTCCCTCGACAAGCTCGTCTCCCGCAGCGCCGACGGCCTGCCGATCGAGCCGCTCTACCGGGCGAGCTCCGGCGTGAGCATGGCACCCTTGCGGGCGGCCGGGCGCTGGCGGCTCACCCAGCGGGTCGACCACCCGGAGCCGGAAGCGGCTTGCGCCAGCGCCCTCGCCGATCTGGAGGGCGGCGCCGAGGAGCTGGTGCTCGTGCTTGCGGGCTCGCGCACCGGGCGTGGCTTCGGTCTGCGCGCCGCTACGGTCGAGGCGCTCGAGCGGGCGCTCGAGGGCGTCAGGCTCGAGCTCATCGGGCTGCGCCTCGAGACCGCGCCTTTCGATGGGCGCCCGGTAGCGACGCGCCTGCTCGAGCTCGTGGCGCGGCGTGGCCTCGAAGCGAAGGCGCTGTCGATCGATTTCGGCCTCGATCCCGTCTCCGACATGGCGAGATCGGGCGGCTTGCCGTTCACCTGGCCGGAGCTCGCCAGCCGTTTCGCCGGGACGGCGAAGCTCGCCGCTGATCGCGGCTTTGTGAGTTCGCTGGCGCGCATCGACGGACGGGCCGCGCATGAGGCTGGAGCGAGCGAAGCCCAGGAGCTCGCCTTCGCGCTGGCCACGGGACTCACCTATCTGCGTGTCCTGGAAGGCGAGGGGTTCAGCCTCGACCAGGCGCGCAAGGCCTTGTCCTTCCTGCTGGTCGCGGATGCCGACGAGTTCCTGACCATCGCCAAGTTCCGCGCCATGCGCCGCCTCTGGGCCCAGGTGGAGCGAGCTTGCGGCCTCGCCGTCGAGCCGATCACGCTCGCCGCCGAGACGGCCTGGCGCATGACCACCAGGCGCGATCCTTATGCCAATGTGCTGCGGGCGACGCTCGCGGCCTTTTCGGGCGGCATCGGCGGCGCGGATTCGATCTGCGTCCTGCCCTTCACCTCGGCGCTCGGCCTCGCCGACCCCTTCGCGCGTCGCGTGGCGCGCAATCTGCAGCAAGTGCTGCTCGAGGAGTCGCAGCTCTGGCGCGTCGCCGACGCGGCCGCCGGCGCCGGTGCCTTCGAGGCGCTGACCGAAGCTCTCGCCCATAAGGCCTGGACGCTGTTCCAGGAGATCGAGAGCGAAGGCGGCATCGTCGAAAGCCTTTCGCGCGGCAAGCTGCAGGCGCGCATCGCCGCGGTGCGGGCCGGGCGCGAGAAGGAGATCGGCCGGCGCAAGGCACCGATTACCGGCGTCAGCGAATTCGCGCTCCTGTCGGAACAGCCGGTCGCCGTGCTGGCGCCTGCTCCGGACAAAGCCAAGGCCGCGGCGTCGAGCCCCGCTCTCACGCAGCCATGCGAGGCGCTGCCCTCGATCCGCTTCGCCGAACCCTTCGAGCATCTACGTGACCGTTCCGATGCGTATCTCGCGCGCACCGGCCGGCGCCCGAGCGTCTTCCTCGCCAATCTCGGCGGAGCGGCGAGCTTCACGCCGCGCCGCCTGTTCGCCAAAAGCCTGTTCGAGGGCGGCGGCATCGAGGCGATCGAGAACGACAAGCCCGCCACTTTGACGGGCATCGTCGATGCTTTCCACGCCTCGGGGGCGCGGCTCGCCTGCCTGTGCTCTTCCGACGAGGTCTATGCGCAGCAGGCCGGCGAAGCCCTGCGGGCCCTCAAGGGGGCGGGTGCCGTTAAGCTCGCCGTCGCCGGGCGGCCGGGCGATCTCACCGAGCGTCTCGTTGGGGTGCCCGTCGACCTGTTCGTCTATGCGGGCTGCGAGGCGCTCGAGGTGCTGACCGGGCTCCACGACGATCTTTTCGCCAAAGAGGGCTGA
- a CDS encoding carbohydrate ABC transporter substrate-binding protein, CUT1 family: MHRFNRRDTLALGVGALAAASTLGTSAKAAITTADVAAPKIDIEKGATLRVLRPTKFVDPDETIFNANTQNFVKATGVQVKIDYSAWEDLRPQTAVTANTGAGPDVVLGWTDDPHLYSDKLIELSDVAEYLGKKYGGWYPLAERYGKKFGTNNWIAIPFGGSGGPSVYRISWVKEAGFDTFPTNLDDFLKLCRKLKEIGHPAGYTFGHATGDGNAFCHWLVWAHGGYMIDENQKVTINSKQTIEALKYGKALFETFIPGTQSWLDPSNNKALIAGDIAATQNGVSLYFSIKNATDPKIAAMTPDLNHARMPVGPVGHGTETALAINSMVFKHSKYPNAAKAYLAFMMEAEQYDKWLTGTYGYWAQPLKGYAESDVWKSDPKIAAYRDTMKDSLWYAFKGPINEASAAVVADYVMVDMAASVATGVATPEEAAAEAERRAKRYYKG, encoded by the coding sequence ATGCATCGTTTCAATCGGCGCGACACCTTGGCGCTGGGCGTCGGGGCGCTGGCGGCAGCGTCGACGCTCGGGACGAGCGCCAAGGCCGCGATCACCACCGCCGATGTCGCGGCACCCAAGATCGACATCGAAAAGGGCGCCACCTTACGGGTGCTGCGACCAACGAAATTCGTCGATCCCGACGAGACCATTTTCAATGCCAACACGCAGAATTTCGTCAAGGCGACGGGCGTGCAGGTCAAGATCGATTATTCGGCCTGGGAGGATCTGCGCCCGCAGACGGCCGTGACCGCCAATACGGGTGCCGGACCCGATGTCGTGCTCGGCTGGACGGATGATCCGCATCTCTATTCGGACAAGCTGATCGAGCTCTCCGACGTCGCCGAATATCTCGGTAAGAAATATGGCGGCTGGTATCCGCTCGCCGAGCGCTACGGCAAGAAATTCGGCACCAATAACTGGATCGCCATTCCGTTCGGCGGCTCGGGCGGACCATCGGTCTATCGCATCTCCTGGGTGAAGGAGGCGGGATTCGACACATTCCCGACCAATCTCGACGATTTCCTGAAACTCTGCCGCAAGCTCAAGGAGATCGGCCATCCGGCCGGCTACACTTTCGGCCACGCCACCGGCGACGGCAACGCCTTCTGCCACTGGCTCGTCTGGGCCCATGGCGGCTACATGATCGACGAGAACCAGAAGGTGACCATCAACTCGAAGCAGACGATCGAAGCCCTGAAATACGGCAAGGCGCTGTTCGAGACCTTCATCCCGGGGACGCAATCCTGGCTCGATCCCTCGAACAACAAGGCCCTGATCGCCGGCGACATCGCGGCGACGCAAAACGGCGTCTCCTTGTATTTCTCGATCAAGAACGCGACCGACCCGAAGATCGCCGCCATGACGCCCGATCTCAACCATGCGCGCATGCCGGTCGGGCCCGTCGGCCATGGCACCGAGACGGCGCTCGCCATCAACTCCATGGTGTTCAAGCACAGCAAATATCCGAACGCCGCCAAGGCCTATCTCGCCTTCATGATGGAGGCCGAGCAATACGACAAATGGCTGACCGGCACCTATGGCTATTGGGCGCAGCCGCTGAAGGGCTATGCGGAAAGCGATGTCTGGAAGAGCGATCCCAAGATCGCAGCCTACAGGGACACGATGAAGGATTCGCTGTGGTATGCCTTCAAGGGGCCGATCAATGAGGCGTCGGCCGCGGTGGTCGCCGATTATGTGATGGTCGACATGGCGGCATCGGTCGCGACCGGCGTGGCGACGCCCGAGGAAGCGGCCGCCGAGGCCGAGCGTCGCGCCAAGCGCTATTACAAGGGCTGA